In Streptomyces sp. DG2A-72, one genomic interval encodes:
- a CDS encoding SRPBCC domain-containing protein: MVDILHRIGVESSPDDVYAALATVDGLAGWWTEDTDGDTNVGGVIRFRFEPGGFDMKVLEARPAERVLWEVVDGPEEWIGTNIRFELKQEDGFTIVLFRHEGWKEPVEFMYHCSTKWATFLMSLKRLVETGKGEPAPHDVKISNWH; the protein is encoded by the coding sequence ATGGTGGACATCCTGCACAGGATCGGAGTCGAGTCGTCTCCCGACGACGTCTACGCGGCCTTGGCCACGGTCGACGGTCTGGCGGGCTGGTGGACGGAGGACACCGACGGCGACACCAACGTCGGGGGAGTGATCCGGTTCCGCTTCGAGCCCGGCGGGTTCGACATGAAGGTACTGGAGGCCCGGCCCGCCGAGCGCGTGCTCTGGGAGGTCGTCGACGGTCCCGAGGAGTGGATCGGCACCAACATCCGCTTCGAGCTCAAGCAGGAGGACGGCTTCACGATCGTGCTGTTCCGGCACGAAGGCTGGAAGGAGCCGGTGGAGTTCATGTATCACTGCAGCACCAAGTGGGCGACCTTCCTGATGAGCCTCAAGAGGCTGGTCGAAACCGGCAAGGGCGAGCCCGCACCGCACGACGTCAAGATCAGCAACTGGCACTAG
- a CDS encoding SRPBCC domain-containing protein: MFREGGEWDFVLHGPDGTDYSEWIRWLRIAPPERIVLLHGESRDDPNAFESVLTCATRRSRSTTRSRAASRP, encoded by the coding sequence GTGTTTCGCGAGGGCGGGGAGTGGGACTTCGTGCTGCACGGGCCGGACGGGACCGACTACTCCGAGTGGATCCGCTGGCTGCGGATCGCCCCGCCGGAGCGGATCGTGCTGCTGCACGGTGAGTCCCGCGACGACCCGAACGCCTTCGAGTCGGTTCTGACCTGCGCGACGAGGCGGTCGAGAAGTACCACGCGATCGAGGGCGGCCAGCAGACCCTGA
- a CDS encoding helix-turn-helix transcriptional regulator has translation MARAATTSDAFHAIAEPQRRDILALLRAGERPATDLAQELGMSQPRASKHLRVLREVGLVRVRGAGKQRLYGLDARGLRPVHEWVGGFERFWNESFDRLDTYVQDLKQTRQDD, from the coding sequence ATGGCACGAGCAGCAACGACATCGGACGCGTTCCACGCGATCGCCGAGCCGCAGCGCCGGGACATCCTGGCGCTGCTGCGGGCGGGTGAGCGGCCGGCGACCGACCTGGCACAGGAGCTGGGGATGAGCCAGCCGCGGGCGTCCAAGCACCTGCGGGTGCTCCGGGAGGTGGGGCTGGTGCGGGTCCGCGGGGCGGGCAAGCAGCGCCTCTACGGCCTGGATGCCCGCGGGCTGCGGCCGGTCCACGAGTGGGTCGGCGGATTCGAGCGGTTCTGGAACGAGAGTTTCGACCGGCTGGACACCTACGTGCAGGACCTCAAGCAGACACGGCAGGACGACTGA
- a CDS encoding TetR/AcrR family transcriptional regulator gives MNPRERRAARHQPPTPEAEAGPRPRRRKAPITVEQVIDTALAVIAAEGYEALTMRRLAGALDTGPASLYAHVVNKADLDELLIGRLCAQLALPEPDPAAWREQIRSVCTQLRDQYLAYPGISRAALAMAPTDLDTLRVSEGMLAILLAGGVPPQAAAWATDALLLYVAAHCLEASIARQRAAHDDTIWVHDRNELLRRLTALPAETFPHTTRHAAELTAGESHDRFDFTLTLIIDGLTHR, from the coding sequence GTGAACCCCAGAGAGCGACGCGCGGCGCGCCACCAGCCGCCCACCCCCGAGGCCGAAGCCGGCCCCAGGCCGCGGCGCCGCAAGGCCCCGATCACCGTGGAACAGGTCATCGACACCGCACTGGCCGTCATCGCCGCCGAGGGCTACGAGGCACTGACCATGCGCCGGCTGGCCGGCGCCCTCGACACCGGTCCCGCCTCGCTCTACGCCCACGTGGTCAACAAGGCCGACCTCGACGAACTGCTCATCGGCCGGCTGTGCGCCCAACTCGCCCTGCCCGAGCCCGACCCCGCGGCCTGGCGGGAGCAGATCCGCAGCGTGTGCACCCAGCTGCGCGACCAGTACCTGGCCTACCCCGGCATCTCCCGCGCCGCGCTCGCCATGGCCCCCACCGACCTCGACACCCTGCGCGTCAGCGAAGGAATGCTGGCGATCCTGCTCGCCGGCGGCGTTCCCCCGCAGGCCGCCGCCTGGGCCACCGACGCCCTCCTGCTGTACGTGGCGGCCCACTGCCTCGAAGCATCCATCGCCCGGCAGAGAGCAGCACACGACGACACCATCTGGGTCCACGACCGGAACGAACTGCTGCGCCGCCTCACCGCCCTGCCCGCCGAGACCTTCCCCCACACCACCCGCCACGCCGCCGAACTCACCGCCGGCGAAAGCCACGACCGCTTCGACTTCACCCTCACCCTGATCATCGACGGCCTCACCCACCGCTAG